Proteins from a genomic interval of Corythoichthys intestinalis isolate RoL2023-P3 chromosome 3, ASM3026506v1, whole genome shotgun sequence:
- the LOC130913810 gene encoding protein crumbs homolog 1-like — translation MEFGKVWSRHQRTLLITMMMFKLGLLCTAAADKCLSSPCNNGATCLEHLGDYVCLCPKGPVWYMGKNCDELYDACILAPCTNCTSSPGTDIFTCHCPDGFTGTNCTQDVDECESNPCKGIKSNCVNSIGAYSCHCPYGFGAENCESSVTTCSEETCHNSGTCMDIPDIGHYCQCDAGFQGANCEENINECESAPCQNGAICKDGINGYQCFCVPGFQGFHCDLDINECASQPCQNNGTCLDEVDNYSCDCVEGFKGINCEVEIDECEVQPCQNGATCRDYVAMYTCDCMDGFRGQDCEVNIDECASMPCLNDGHCIDGVNRYKCDCAGTGFEGDNCEEDIPECASGPCQHGGTCLEGINQYKCLCWPGYNGENCQVDEDECEQYPCENGGECFQRSNIENYGVLAELSTANFSYEEAAGFICHCQPGFTGENCSINVDECESAPCQHGGSCQDSINSYRCLCSDGFTGVHCEVDINECDSNPCQNGATCEDAANSYICHCPAPELGRLPLGGRNCDVLLVGCQQHQCQHDGICIPLLTAYGEHSYTCQCGPGWTGELCNTSTTFSFNSEGYVHMQLPISKNRARPSTGDHIYGLHMQLRFRSTLPDMLLYHRGTMENFISLELVRGSLQARLKSGRLIEVTYPGQVNDGEWYRVTVTMDERLIMIIEGPGCKGGCRVKNEVYNHLIFFRSNSFQQLYVGGVPKEYLTFTLSGKGYIGCMEDLRVDHKLLLPQDLMREENTGLELGCVKEDLCRDDPCKQFGFCVDMWVVAKCQCHRPYFGETCDKEYPSWTFGHENTTSYAAFDITETHGENFTISFIMRSLKKSGLLLQFRREEKSYLTIYLKEATVAIYSPYTTLLSEAKFVSDGKSNLVTIKVRYGHVFFPIAGNHRALGNVSIEAGDVVYVGGLPESDNENDWGGKFKGCLQDIRLDDKHLSFVDYKEEVDIYQATAEKNILPGCQSDNTCKNEPCVNGGKCQITWNDFKCDCSINFSGRLCEKRLWCVENPCFEGGKCVDLWDGYECLTEAIFQDNALEYFANSSLLSPVTNITMDIRTRDENGILLRAENRPEVFCLGLLNSTLLVKMDTGTSAELLAFTSDRIIADGAWHRIHLTMIDPAQSVSRWRLTVDGQTAGCSLGVGGNLNFLNDSKIWLAEKFAGCLGEVRIGGIYLPIFSVPDAPQTSHFSRLSGHEPHLGCQGAPVCDSQPCLNQGVCHDHFNEFNCSCNPGWEGELCEAEINECSSGPCVYGTCTDLLADYQCDCEPGYIGRNCQEEVDNCLEFGCLNEGICVETGATPTCVCPPGYVGKRCQRRFPPVACDAKTECLNGGVCIGGDTGGNCTCKPGYTGGRCETEIDECSSSPCLNGATCLDRLNHFQCVCVPGYSGTLCESNKKEQKERIPWLVVTIPLITLCVLIAILVVFFLIMTARKKRQSEGTYSPSSQEVAGARLEMGSVLKVPPEERLI, via the exons GTCTTCTGTGTACAGCTGCAGCAGACAAGTGTCTCTCATCACCTTGTAACAATGGTGCAACATGTCTTGAACACCTGGGTGACTATGTGTGCCTTTGTCCAAAAGGACCGGTGTGGTACATGGGCAAAAACTGTGATGAGCTCTATGACGCGTGTATCTTGGCACCTTGCACCAATTGCACAAGCAGTCCCGGAACTGACATCTTCACATGCCACTGTCCGGATGGTTTCACAGGCACTAACTGCACCCAGGATGTAGATGAGTGTGAGAGCAACCCCTGCAAAGGTATCAAGTCAAACTGTGTCAACAGTATTGGAGCCTATTCGTGCCACTGTCCGTATGGATTTGGAGCTgaaaactgtgagtctagtgtCACCACATGTTCTGAAGAAACATGCCACAATAGTGGAACTTGTATGGACATTCCTGACATTGGACATTATTGTCAGTGTGATGCTGGATTCCAAGGAGCCAActgtgaagaaaacatcaatgaATGCGAATCTGCACCATGTCAAAATGGTGCCATCTGTAAAGATGGCATCAATGGCTACCAGTGTTTTTGTGTGCCTGGATTTCaaggcttccactgtgacttggaCATAAATGAGTGTGCCTCTCAACCCTGTCAAAATAATGGTACATGTTTGGATGAAGTGGACAATTACAGCTGTGATTGTGTTGAAGGCTTCAAAG ggattaattgtgaaGTAGAGATTGATGAGTGCGAAGTACAACCCTGCCAGAACGGCGCTACCTGCCGAGACTATGTTGCCATGTACACGTGTGATTGTATGGACGGCTTCCGGGGTCAAGACTGTGAGGTCAACATTGATGAATGTGCCAGCATGCCATGTCTAAATGATGGCCATTGCATTGATGGGGTCAACAG ATATAAGTGTGACTGTGCGGGGACGGGCTTTGAAGGTGACAACTGTGAGGAGGATATTCCTGAATGTGCTTCTGGTCCATGCCAGCATGGAGGGACTTGCTTGGAAGGGATCAACCAGTACAAATGCCTTTGTTGGCCAG GTTACAATGGAGAGAATTGTCAAGTGGATGAAGACGAGTGTGAGCAGTACCCCTGTGAGAATGGTGGTGAATGTTTCCAGCGTTCAAACATTGAGAACTATGGCGTACTCGCTGAACTCAGCACTGCAAATTTTTCCTATGaagaagcagctggattcatctGTCACTGTCAACCTGGATTCACag GAGAAAATTGCTCTATCAATGTGGATGAGTGTGAGTCTGCTCCATGCCAGCATGGAGGAAGCTGCCAGGATTCAATCAACTCATATCGATGTTTGTGCTCAGATGGATTTACAG GTGTGCATTGTGAAGTGGATATAAATGAGTGTGACAGCAACCCCTGCCAGAATGGTGCCACATGTGAGGATGCTGCCAACTCTTATATATGTCACTGTCCTGCACCGGAACTGGGTAGATTGCCATTGGGTGGGCGCAACTGTGATGTTCTCCTGGTTGGCTGCCAGCAGCACCAATGTCAACATGATGGCATCTGCATTCCTCTGCTGACGGCGTATGGCGAGCACAGCTACACGTGTCAATGTGGGCCAGGCTGGACGGGAGAACTGTGTAACACTTCTACCACTTTTTCCTTCAACTCAGAGGGTTATGTCCACATGCAGTTACCCATTTCGAAAAACAGAGCAAGGCCAAGTACTGGTGACCACATCTATGGACTTCATATGCAGCTAAGATTTAGGAGCACTTTGCCTGACATGTTGTTGTACCATCGTGGTACCATGGAAAACTTCATCTCCCTTGAATTGGTGCGGGGCTCTCTCCAGGCAAGGTTAAAATCTGGGAGATTGATAGAGGTCACATATCCAGGTCAAGTCAACGACGGAGAATGGTACCGAGTTACTGTGACGATGGATGAGAGACTGATTATGATTATAGAGGGACCTGGCTGTAAGGGAGGATGTCGAGTGAAAAATGAAGTGTACAACCATCTGATATTCTTCCGGTCAAATTCCTTTCAGCAGCTGTACGTAGGAGGAGTGCCAAAGGAATATTTGACATTCACATTAAGTGGGAAGGGTTACATTGGCTGCATGGAAGACCTTAGAGTTGACCATAAATTGCTACTGCCTCAGGACCTCATGAGAGAGGAAAACACAGGCTTGGAATTGGGATGTGTCAAGGAGGATttgtgccgtgacgacccttgcaAACAATTTGGGTTTTGCGTGGACATGTGGGTAGTGGCCAAATGTCAGTGTCACCGACCATACTTTGGAGAAACATGTGACAAAG AATACCCATCCTGGACCTTTGGTCATGAGAACACTACAAGCTATGCTGCCTTTGACATCACCGAAACCCATGGAGAAAATTTCACCATCTCCTTCATTATGCGTTCtcttaaaaaaagtggacttcttCTCCAGTTTCGCCGAGAGGAAAAGTCCTACCTGACAATCTACCTGAAGGAAGCTACAGTTGCCATCTACAGCCCTTACACAACGCTCTTGTCAGAGGCTAAGTTTGTCTCCGATGGAAAAAGTAATTTGGTGACAATCAAAGTAAGATACGGCCATGTGTTCTTCCCAATCGCTGGAAACCATCGGGCCTTAGGGAATGTGAGCATAGAGGCAGGGGATGTTGTGTATGTTGGAGGACTCCCTGAAAGTGACAATGAGAATGACTGGGGTGGAAAATTCAAGGGCTGTCTGCAAGACATTCGACTAGATGACAAGCATTTGTCTTTTGTGGACTACAAAGAAGAGGTGGACATTTATCAGGCAACTGCAGAGAAGAACATTCTGCCAGGATGTCAAAGTGACAATACATGCAAG AATGAACCTTGTGTCAACGGTGGCAAGTGTCAGATCACCTGGAATGATTTCAAGTGTGACTGCTCCATTAATTTCTCTGGGAGACTATGTGAGAAACGTTTGTGGTGTGTCGAAAACCCTTGCTTTGAAGGAGGGAAATGCGTCGACCTTTGGGATGGTTATGAGT gcttgactgaagccattttccAGGACAATGCTCTCGAGTATTTTGCCAACAGCTCCCTTTTGAGCCCAGTAACAAACATTACAATGGACATTAGAACACGGGACGAAAATGGTATCTTGCTGAGGGCTGAGAACCGACCAGAGGTATTCTGTTTGGGCCTCCTTAACTCCACACTTCTGGTCAAAATGGACACCGGAACAAGTGCAGAGCTGCTAGCTTTTACCAGTGACAGGATCATCGCAGACGGGGCCTGGCATCGAATTCATTTGACAATGATTGACCCTGCACAATCGGTGTCCCGATGGCGTCTCACTGTAGATGGTCAGACAGCGGGTTGTAGCCTTGGGGTTGGTGGTAACCTTAACTTCCTTAATGATTCAAAAATTTGGCTGGCGGAGAAATTTGCTGGATGTTTGGGGGAAGTTCGAATCGGCGGAATCTACCTACCAATTTTCAGTGTGCCAGATGCTCCTCAGACAAGTCATTTCTCCAGACTGAGTGGACATGAGCCTCACTTAGGATGCCAGGGTGCTCCAGTTTGTGACTCTCAGCCATGTCTTAATCAGGGTGTGTGCCATGACCATTTTAATGAGTTTAACTGCAGCTGCAACCCAGGGTGGGAAGGAGAACTATGTGAGGCCGAAATAAATGAGTGCTCTTCTGGACCCTGTGTCTACGGGACATGTACAGACCTTCTGGCAGATTACCAGTGTGACTGCGAGCCTGGATATATAGGGAGAAATTGTCAGGAAGAAGTGGACAACTGTTTGGAATTTGGTTGCTTGAACGAGGGGATCTGTGTAGAAACAGGGGCAACTCCTACCTGTGTGTGTCCTCCTGGATACGTGGGAAAACGCTGCCA GCGGCGATTCCCTCCTGTGGCATGTGATGCCAAAACAGAGTGCCTTAACGGAGGAGTTTGCATTGGAGGCGATACTGGTGGGAACTGCACCTGCAAGCCTGGGTACACTGGTGGCAG